The following DNA comes from Pseudoalteromonas aliena SW19.
GAAATTTCCCATGCCTCTGGCGCATCAATATCAGCATCAACAGTGCCGCCCGTTTGTCCTTCATTATTTAAGCCCCAAAGCTCATCAAAACGGGGGTCATTTGGCAAACTTGCAATGCTTACACGATAATCTGGTTCAACATATTCAATAGCTTGGTGCGTTTTTAACAGTTTAATAGCGTCTTTAGTACTCATGCCTGATATTTTAAATTTAGCAAGTCGACCAGACAGTAATGATGTATAGCTGTCGTCAACTTCATCGTTATTCAAATCAGTAATTTTAGCTCTAACCAAGGTTCTTGCTTGTTTACGCATTTGAGGCGAAGCATTTTTTTTGTATTTAACAATCAGTGAGTCGCTACTTGAAGCAACTTGTTGAATCGCACCTGCATCAGGCAGTTTTGCAGCAGCTAAACAAGGTAATAATGCAAGTGTAATAATAGATAATTTTGTTTTCATTGTTCTATCCATAGTTGGGTTAGCTCAGTTTCACTAAGCAAGGTGCTTTTACTACTTCAAGTACAAGGGATCACGTGGCAAGTTATTAGAAAACTACTAAATGCCAAATTAAACAAGATAAAAAGTTTAGACAAAACAAAAAATCATTATTTTTGACTGAAATACTTATCAAAAAAACAGTAAAGACAGTCTTTTTAATGAAATGAATACTAAAACACCTCATTGCACAGAGTCATTACTTTTTACTGCTTTTTAAAATACACTTAAAAAAAATACACAATAAAAATTCAACTCATTGAAAAAAAAGGCTTAATTATTTGGTAAAAAAAGATGATTTAAGAATGTGAAATTCTATGTAGAGTTAATACGACGTTGCGAGGTTACATAAAGTCGCATTAGTTAAAAAACAACGATGTTTGGTATTTATTCCTTTCAATTATCAATAACGCTTTACCTACTTACAAAGTAAATCAAGCGGATCACAAAACTTTATATCAGCACGGCATGCTGAAACACCAAGTACCTTATAAAACCTATAACATTTAAGGTATTTGATTTTACTATCTCAAGGAGAAAATAATGAAGTTAAATAAATCACTTTTAAGCTGTGCGATTGCTATTGCAATGGGTACAAGTTTTGCCTCATATGCTGACACTAACAATAAAGCAGTATCAAACTCTGAAATTGGGACAAAAATTTCGACGCTCAGCACTGCTAATGCAATAACTTTAGCTCAATCGCAAAATAACAACTCCGCAGTGCTAACCCAAAATGGTGATAGCAATGCTCTTGAGATTGCAACAACGGGTAATGAAAATAATACAACAGTCACGCAAACTCAATCAGGTAACTTCACAGGTGTAACAACTACCGGCGATAGTAATACACAAATATATACTCAAGATGGTGTTGCTAATGGTGTGTTAACTGAGCTTACGGGTAATAATAACTCCCTATCAGTGATGCAAAGTGGCCAAGGCATCCTCGTCAATAACGAAGCTATAAATAAAATTGCTGGCGATGATAACACCATTAATATTGAGCAAGGTGCTGGTGGTCATTGGTTTTACAACTACGATATGAAAGGTAATGAAAATGAAGTAAACACACTTCAAACAGGTCAATGGCATGAAGCTGAAATAACGACTCTCACTGGCGATCAAAATACCTTTGATTTAGAGCAAGCGGGTTACTGGAATACGTTCAAAGTAAGTTCTTTACAAGGTAACGATAACGAGCTTGAAATTGAACAAGACGGTGAGCGCAATGCGATAACAATAAGCGATATTTCAGGTGACGCAAACGAGCTTAAAATAGAGCAAGATGGTGATGCACATGCTGTTACATTTGCTGCTGTGAAAGGTGATGATAACGAAATTAATTTAGATCAAGAAGGTTCATCAAACAAGATAGCATCTAACTTATTTGAAGGATCGAATAATGAAGTAACCATCACCCAGGTAGATGCTAATAACCTAACAACAATAGATGTTGTGGGCGATAATAATGAATTAACAACAATGCAAGTAGGCTCAGCTAATGAAGCTTACATGGGCGTTATTGGTTCAGATAATGAATTTATGGTTAATCAAACGGGTGCAACAAACTCAGTTCATTTAGCTAATTTTAATGGCTCTGATAATGATGTGGATTTAGTACAATCTGGCGACGAAAATACGGTGCTTGTACAGTCTTCATACCCAGATGTATCACTAAGTTCTAATAATAATGATATTGATATTGCGCAAAATGGTGCCGAAAATGAAGCTATTGTAACTCTCGCAGGTATTTTAGAGAGTAATAATAACCAAATTGATATAGCGCAAAGTGGTGATTTAAATGCCATCGATATGATGGTTGAAGGCAATGATCACAGTATTGATATTTCACAAACAGGCGAAGGTAACTGGGTTGGTGGCACGGAACAATCTGCCTTTTTAGTTGGCGGTGCAAACGTAACATTTAACGTAACTCAAATGGGTAACGGTAATATTGTTGAAGGTTCAGTGATTGGTGTAAACAGTACGGTATCGGTTACTCAAATGGGTGATGGAAACGCAACAACAATTACGCAAATGTAATTATACCAATCTGCTTATATATGGGGTCTATTTAATGTTAAGAAAATTACGCTAGAACTAGGCAAAAATTTTTATATCTAGTTGTTCTAAATACAAAATTTTTAACGACGTTATAGTGCAATTTAATTTGTTAAATTGATCAAAAATTTATGCAGTTTGGTATTACTAAGGCTGGGGAGAGTGGCTCTCCCCTATTTAATAATGAAAAAAAATAAAAATAACCTGTGTGGATACATCTTCACACTATTGATTTGCTTCTTACCGAGTGTATATGCCGAAGAACTTGAAATAGATGGTTTATTACTCGATAGAAGTATTAGCCGTTTTGGTCATCAATTTTATTACGAATTTTCTAACTACTGGCGAGATTTACCCTCAACAGCTGGCTTTAATATTGAGATAAAAGAAACCGTGATCCCCAAAGCTGGCACAAAACTTTCTTTAATAATGAATAATCAACTTGTTTATGCAACTTACTTAGGCCGTAGGCTAGAACCGCTTGATGAACGCGTTGAGCAAGCAGTTTATACTGTTATTGATGCCATGGCTCGCTCAAATATGACGGTATCCACACCTGATATGGCTGTAAATGGATGGTAAAATGAAAAAAATAATATTTATAATAATAACATTAAGCTTTTCAGCTACTGCAACTGAAATAATTTACACCCCAATAAACCCTAGTTTTGGTGGGAACCCTCTCAATGCAAATATGTTATTAAGTAAAGCACAGGCTCAAAATAAGCATAAAGCACCTGTAATCGAAAAAGGGTATGCCGATCAATTTAAAGACTCTCTAGAGCGCACCTACTTAAATCGTATGGTCAGAGAAATTACAGATATGGCCTTTGGTGAAGACCCTGAAAACAGTATTTTTAATCAAGATTCAATTTTTATGAGTGGCGATTATCAAATAGAAATTATTACTAGCACCACTGATACCATTACAGTAAAAATCACAAATATAATTGATGATACGGTTGTGATCATTGAAGTGCCGAGGTTTGGATAATGTATAAACTACTAATAACAATAATATTAATAAGTTTAAGTGGCTGCGCAAGTTTAGGTAACTTAATCCCACCATCGCAACAAAAAGCAGCCAGCTTAGCGCCTACTGAATTATTTTCGGACTTAAAAAACTTGCCTAAACCTGTTGGCAGTATACCGGTATCAGTGTACTCATTTAGAGATCAAACAGGTCAGTACAAACCACAAACAAACGTGAGCTCATTTTCAACAGCGGTTACCCAAGGAGCAAATTCTATACTCATACAAGCCCTGCATGAGTCAGATTGGTTTACACCTGTTGAACGTGAAGGGTTACAAAATATTTTAACTGAGCGAAAGATAATACGCGCGGCTCAATCAGACAATCCTAACCAAGCTGATCTCCCCCCACTTACAACGGCAAAGATTATTTTAGAGGGCGGTATTATCAGCTACGATACCAATGTAAAAACGGGAGGGTTAGGAATGGAATATTTTGGTATTGGTGCATCAGAACTCTATCGAGAAGATGCTATTT
Coding sequences within:
- a CDS encoding curlin — protein: MKLNKSLLSCAIAIAMGTSFASYADTNNKAVSNSEIGTKISTLSTANAITLAQSQNNNSAVLTQNGDSNALEIATTGNENNTTVTQTQSGNFTGVTTTGDSNTQIYTQDGVANGVLTELTGNNNSLSVMQSGQGILVNNEAINKIAGDDNTINIEQGAGGHWFYNYDMKGNENEVNTLQTGQWHEAEITTLTGDQNTFDLEQAGYWNTFKVSSLQGNDNELEIEQDGERNAITISDISGDANELKIEQDGDAHAVTFAAVKGDDNEINLDQEGSSNKIASNLFEGSNNEVTITQVDANNLTTIDVVGDNNELTTMQVGSANEAYMGVIGSDNEFMVNQTGATNSVHLANFNGSDNDVDLVQSGDENTVLVQSSYPDVSLSSNNNDIDIAQNGAENEAIVTLAGILESNNNQIDIAQSGDLNAIDMMVEGNDHSIDISQTGEGNWVGGTEQSAFLVGGANVTFNVTQMGNGNIVEGSVIGVNSTVSVTQMGDGNATTITQM
- a CDS encoding curli production assembly/transport protein CsgE, with the translated sequence MKKNKNNLCGYIFTLLICFLPSVYAEELEIDGLLLDRSISRFGHQFYYEFSNYWRDLPSTAGFNIEIKETVIPKAGTKLSLIMNNQLVYATYLGRRLEPLDERVEQAVYTVIDAMARSNMTVSTPDMAVNGW
- a CDS encoding curli assembly protein CsgF; the protein is MDGKMKKIIFIIITLSFSATATEIIYTPINPSFGGNPLNANMLLSKAQAQNKHKAPVIEKGYADQFKDSLERTYLNRMVREITDMAFGEDPENSIFNQDSIFMSGDYQIEIITSTTDTITVKITNIIDDTVVIIEVPRFG
- a CDS encoding CsgG/HfaB family protein, coding for MYKLLITIILISLSGCASLGNLIPPSQQKAASLAPTELFSDLKNLPKPVGSIPVSVYSFRDQTGQYKPQTNVSSFSTAVTQGANSILIQALHESDWFTPVEREGLQNILTERKIIRAAQSDNPNQADLPPLTTAKIILEGGIISYDTNVKTGGLGMEYFGIGASELYREDAISIYLRAVDVRTGQVLLSVATSKKVLSQEMRAGFFRYVSYKRLAEAEAGFSDNEPMSICVTQAIEKALTDLITKGIDKGLWAKKVS